In Sphingomonas sp. LR60, the following are encoded in one genomic region:
- a CDS encoding hemerythrin domain-containing protein, translating to MKAVHCAEHRRMRELASTILAVASGRRPSESGELAQLRLSFARLVNAHCNEEGRTIREAIRAGLVCATTAATFQRELQRWRAALASLNSDWPGSRADRDPRGFASAFKSLADDLGRYIELEESQILDKIPDVS from the coding sequence ATGAAAGCGGTTCATTGTGCCGAGCATCGGCGAATGCGTGAGCTCGCTTCTACCATCCTTGCCGTTGCATCAGGGCGAAGGCCATCCGAGTCTGGCGAGCTGGCTCAGCTCCGCCTGAGCTTCGCTCGGTTGGTGAATGCGCATTGCAACGAAGAAGGCAGGACGATCCGAGAGGCCATCCGTGCCGGGCTTGTGTGTGCGACTACGGCCGCGACCTTTCAACGTGAGCTGCAACGTTGGCGCGCCGCGCTGGCGTCTTTGAACAGCGATTGGCCAGGCTCGCGCGCAGACCGCGACCCACGCGGCTTCGCATCAGCCTTCAAAAGCCTGGCTGACGACCTTGGTCGCTACATCGAATTGGAGGAAAGCCAGATCCTGGACAAGATCCCGGACGTTAGCTGA
- a CDS encoding DUF427 domain-containing protein, protein MVEARWNESVIARSDDTVIVEGNHYFPADSVDAAVLQPSSTTTICPWKGTAHYYNLHVGGAENPDAAWYYPEPKAAAEEIRGRIAFWKGVTVG, encoded by the coding sequence GTGGTCGAAGCTCGATGGAACGAGTCAGTGATCGCACGGAGCGACGATACCGTGATCGTGGAAGGCAACCACTACTTTCCCGCCGACAGCGTTGACGCGGCAGTCCTCCAGCCAAGCAGCACGACAACCATCTGCCCTTGGAAGGGGACGGCCCACTATTACAACCTGCACGTGGGCGGTGCCGAGAACCCTGACGCTGCGTGGTACTATCCCGAGCCCAAAGCAGCGGCCGAAGAGATCCGCGGTCGCATAGCATTTTGGAAGGGCGTGACGGTAGGCTAG